From Falco cherrug isolate bFalChe1 chromosome 4, bFalChe1.pri, whole genome shotgun sequence, one genomic window encodes:
- the LOC102046761 gene encoding LOW QUALITY PROTEIN: kinesin-like protein KIF19 (The sequence of the model RefSeq protein was modified relative to this genomic sequence to represent the inferred CDS: substituted 1 base at 1 genomic stop codon), which yields MAAECVWVAPAHVSCPCVLCVQVALRIRPISDAEAEEGAALVARRVGEQRVVLIDPSEDPDDILXANRSQEKTFVFDMGFDHGATQEEVYVSTTKSLIEGVISGYNATIFAYGPTGAGKTYTMLGMDCEPGIYIRALDDLFKALEASTKEMDYTVSMSYLEIYNEVIRDLLNPSSGFLDLREDPRGSIQIAGITEVSTTNAQEIMQLLMKGNKQRTQEPTATNKTSSRSHAVLQVTVMQKSQSKVISEELRIGKLFMVDLAGSERAAQTRNQGKRMKEGAHINRSLLALGNCINALSEKGGSRAQFVNFRDSKLTRLLKDSLGGNSRTVMIAHISPASTSFEESRMTLIYACRAKNIKTQVKCNLRNVSYHIDQYTSIIADLHREIERLKARAENQEKEKSTVGSDLGDLQERHRGSEAHSGQVMNTLRAQLVGAFREQMEMRRSLMELENTNIELHVDTCRNLLTITDWEREKDQGACKYRKPAEEEKDANTEEEDKEVGFINSPEPHEVTVAREEISLLLAEQCKTAALKTELEQHLANAKEKTSQMEEFFSRKLTSKDQQEVLRLLCRAHELELGNTELQANMLYKENLLCQKDFVIQQLQQHMLLSEEIIQQQQILIKAQNIPVPETLARLHHLHLSELEEGTLSRLLLLHSVMSSMLRWQLQII from the exons ATGGCTGCAGA gtgcGTCTGGGTGGCCCCAGCACATGTCAGCTGCCCgtgtgtgctgtgtgtgcagGTGGCCCTTCGCATCCGTCCCATCAGTGACGCCGaagcagaggagggagctgcGCTCGTTGCCCGCAGAGTGGGCGAGCAG AGGGTGGTCTTGATAGATCCAAGCGAAGATCCAGACGACATCTTGTGAGCTAACAGATcccaagaaaaaacatttgtatttgaCATGGGTTTTGATCATGGAGCAACCCAG GAGGAAGTATATGTGTCCACAACCAAAAGCCTGATAGAAGGAGTCATTTCTGGCTACAATGCAACCATTTTTGCATATGGTCCAACAG GAGCAGGAAAAACCTACACAATGCTAGGGATGGACTGCGAACCAGGGATTTACATCCGTGCTCTTGATGACCTCTTTAAGGCCCTTGAAGCTTCCACCAAGGAGATGGATTACACAGTCTCCATGTCCTACCTGGAG ATCTATAACGAGGTGATCCGTGACCTCCTGAACCCATCCTCTGGCTTCTTAGACCTGAGAGAGGACCCCAGAGGCAGCATCCAGATAGCAGGAATTACGGAAGTCTCCACTACAAATGCTCAGGAG ATCATGCAGCTGTTAATGAAAGGAAACAAGCAACGCACCCAGGAACCTACTGCCACCAACAAGACGTCCTCCCGCTCGCACGCAGTCCTGCAGGTGACAGTGATGCAGAAAAGCCAAAGTAAGGTGATCAGCGAGGAACTGCGGATTGGAAAGCTTTTCATGGTTGACTTGGCAGGGTCGGAGAGAGCAGCTCAG aCTCGGAACCAGGGCAAGAGGATGAAGGAAGGAGCCCACATCAACCGCTCGCTGCTGGCTTTGGGCAACTGCATCAACGCTTTGAGTGAGAAGGGGGGGAGCCGGGCCCAGTTTGTTAATTTTCGAGACAGCAAACTCACACGCCTGCTGAAG GACTCCTTAGGGGGCAACAGCAGGACTGTTATGATTGCACATAtcagcccagccagcacctccTTTGAAGAATCTCGAATGACCTTGATCTATGCCTGTCGAGCAAAAAACATCAAGACACAG GTAAAATGTAACTTGCGGAATGTCTCCTACCACATTGACCAATACACCAGCATCATCGCAGACCTCCACAGGGAGATCGAGCGTCTGAAGGCAAGGGCGGAAAaccaggagaaggagaaaagtaCAGTCGGCTCTGACCTTGGGGATCTGCAAG AGAGGCACAGAGGCTCTGAGGCACACAGTGGCCAAGTAATGAACACCTTGCGGGCACAGCTGGTTGGGGCTTTCAGGGAGCAAATGGAGATGCGTCGCAGCCTGATGGAGCTGGAAAACACCAACATTGAGCTGCACGTTGATACCTGCAGGAACCTCCTAACAATCACAGA ctgggaacGAGAGAAAGATCAGGGTGCATGCAAGTATCGCAAgccagcagaggaggagaaagatgcaaacacagaggaggaagacaaGGAAGTGGGTTTCATCAATTCACCTGAACCTCATGAAGTTACAGTAGCAAGAGAAGAGatcagcctgctgctggcagagcagtgcAAGACGGCGGCCCTGAAG acagagctggagcagcactTAGCAAATGCCAAGGAAAAAACTTCCCAGATGGAGGagtttttctccagaaaactCACCAGTAAGGATCAGCAGGAGGTGCTAAggctcctctgcagagcccatGAGCTTGAGCTTGGCaacacagagctgcaggcaaACATGCTTTACAAGGAGAATTTGTTGTGCCAGAAGGATTTTGTGATccagcaactgcagcagcacatgctACTCTCTGAAGAAAttattcagcagcagcaaatactAATAAAAG CCCAGAACATTCCTGTCCCAGAGACACTGGCAAGGTTACACCACCTGCACCTCTCTGAGCTGGAGGAGGGGACACTGAGCCGCCTGCTTCTGCTACATTCAGTGATGTCCAGCATGCTCAGG TGGCAGCTGCAGATCATCTAA